A genomic region of Candidatus Methylomirabilota bacterium contains the following coding sequences:
- a CDS encoding acyl-ACP desaturase, whose product MPVFDIESYVGRSRAVDMAAIAWADVPRYPVSPEMIRTLRYMADVESHTIIYLRSLLATRAVDDPDVATFLACWVYEETFHGLVLARFLEAAGSPIGTRARPRGQETVAKRVEAAATAMVSKAWADFCAVHMVWGAINELTTLTGYRRFAAVAGHPVLSDLLDRIVLDESRHFFFYYRQAEMRLQRRVVARVARFLVDRFWAPVGSGVEADAEVEFLAGYLFGGPEGLEAARKVDDTIRRLPGFETVALLEAWMDRHVRSLEGRRHGHRNH is encoded by the coding sequence ATGCCTGTCTTCGACATCGAGTCGTACGTGGGCCGCTCGCGAGCCGTGGACATGGCGGCCATCGCCTGGGCCGACGTGCCCCGGTACCCCGTCTCGCCCGAGATGATCCGGACGCTCCGCTACATGGCGGACGTCGAGAGCCACACGATCATCTACCTGCGCAGCCTGCTGGCCACCCGGGCGGTGGACGATCCCGACGTCGCGACCTTCCTGGCCTGCTGGGTGTACGAGGAGACGTTCCACGGGCTGGTCCTGGCGCGCTTCCTCGAGGCGGCGGGGTCGCCGATCGGCACCCGCGCCCGGCCCCGCGGGCAGGAGACCGTGGCCAAGCGCGTCGAGGCGGCGGCCACCGCCATGGTCTCGAAGGCATGGGCCGACTTCTGCGCGGTGCACATGGTGTGGGGCGCCATCAACGAGCTGACCACGCTCACCGGCTACCGTCGCTTCGCGGCGGTCGCGGGCCATCCCGTGCTCAGCGACCTGCTCGACCGCATCGTGCTCGACGAGTCGCGCCACTTCTTCTTCTACTACCGTCAGGCCGAGATGCGGCTGCAGCGCCGCGTCGTGGCCCGGGTCGCGCGGTTCCTGGTGGACCGCTTCTGGGCCCCCGTGGGCAGCGGGGTGGAGGCCGACGCGGAGGTCGAGTTCCTCGCCGGCTACCTCTTCGGCGGGCCGGAGGGGCTGGAGGCCGCGCGCAAGGTGGACGACACGATCCGACGCCTGCCCGGATTCGAGACCGTCGCGCTCCTCGAAGCGTGGATGGACCGCCACGTGAGGAGCCTCGAAGGGAGACGCCATGGCCACCGCAACCACTGA
- a CDS encoding redoxin domain-containing protein — translation MASVPEPPAVGHPAPLFSLSSVQGDTVDLAAYRGRANVVVWFSRGFTCPFCRVYMDGMTEGYEELQAAGTEIIQVGPNLLPAARVFFGHSPTPYPFVCDPDKRLYAVYGLGDRGALEATRSAVVSFSYAFTHGDSGPQVRGAWLDVMNRNFVRRLHHHAMTALEQGIFLVDRDGVIRHRTVVGPLDPVPRGERLAEMVRAHCPVLPPGPDPRGAGRP, via the coding sequence GTGGCGTCCGTTCCCGAGCCTCCGGCGGTCGGCCACCCGGCCCCGCTCTTCAGCCTGAGCTCCGTGCAGGGCGACACCGTCGACCTCGCCGCGTACCGTGGCCGGGCCAACGTGGTGGTGTGGTTCTCCCGCGGGTTCACGTGCCCGTTCTGCCGGGTCTACATGGACGGCATGACCGAGGGCTACGAGGAATTGCAGGCCGCGGGCACCGAGATCATCCAGGTCGGCCCCAACCTGCTGCCGGCGGCCCGGGTCTTCTTCGGTCACAGCCCGACCCCCTATCCGTTCGTCTGCGATCCCGACAAGCGGCTCTATGCCGTCTATGGGCTGGGCGATCGCGGCGCGCTCGAGGCCACCCGGTCGGCGGTGGTGAGCTTCTCCTACGCGTTCACCCACGGTGACAGCGGCCCGCAGGTGCGCGGCGCCTGGCTCGACGTGATGAACCGCAATTTCGTCCGCCGCCTGCATCACCACGCCATGACCGCGCTGGAGCAGGGCATCTTCCTGGTCGATCGCGACGGGGTCATCCGCCACCGCACGGTGGTCGGCCCGCTGGATCCGGTGCCCCGGGGCGAGCGGCTGGCCGAGATGGTCCGCGCCCACTGCCCGGTCCTCCCACCCGGCCCAGATCCGAGGGGCGCCGGCCGGCCGTAA
- a CDS encoding NAD(P)-dependent oxidoreductase, with translation MTTEETGRLITHLAFDAGRPSAMSAAKVVTQVFEGEEGMKVGFIGLGTMGASMASNLQAGGHELQVNDARKDVAAPHLKAGAVWKDTPRAVADGVEVVFTSLPGPKEVEQVALGPDGLIHGMKKGAAYFDLSTNSPALMRRLYPAFKDKGLHVLDAPVSGGPKGAKSRKLALWIGGDREVYDRFKPVLDAIGDQPYYVGPIGAGSVAKLVHNCAGYAVQTALAEVFTMGVKGGVDALTLWKAVRQGAGGRRRTFDGLADQFLPGTFDPPAFSLRLSHKDVSLAVGLGRELGVPMRMANLALEELTEALNRGWGERDSRVAMLLQEERAGVKIAIPADQIKDALDNDGR, from the coding sequence GTGACCACGGAGGAGACCGGCAGGCTGATCACGCACCTGGCGTTCGACGCGGGCCGGCCCAGCGCGATGTCCGCCGCGAAGGTCGTCACACAGGTCTTCGAGGGAGAAGAAGGCATGAAGGTCGGGTTCATCGGTCTCGGCACCATGGGCGCCAGCATGGCGTCCAATCTGCAAGCGGGCGGCCACGAGCTTCAGGTGAACGACGCGCGGAAAGACGTCGCGGCCCCGCATCTCAAGGCGGGCGCGGTGTGGAAGGACACCCCGCGCGCGGTGGCGGACGGCGTCGAGGTCGTCTTCACCTCGCTGCCCGGGCCCAAGGAGGTCGAGCAGGTCGCCCTCGGCCCGGACGGCCTCATCCACGGCATGAAGAAGGGCGCGGCCTACTTCGATCTCAGCACGAACTCGCCGGCGCTGATGCGACGGCTGTATCCGGCGTTCAAGGACAAGGGCCTGCACGTGCTCGACGCGCCGGTGAGCGGCGGGCCCAAGGGCGCCAAGAGCCGCAAGCTCGCGCTCTGGATCGGCGGCGACCGCGAGGTCTATGATCGGTTCAAGCCGGTGCTGGACGCCATCGGCGATCAGCCGTACTACGTGGGCCCGATCGGCGCCGGCTCGGTGGCCAAGCTCGTGCACAACTGCGCCGGCTACGCGGTGCAGACCGCGCTGGCCGAGGTCTTCACCATGGGGGTCAAGGGCGGAGTGGACGCGCTCACCCTCTGGAAGGCGGTGCGGCAGGGTGCGGGCGGACGTCGGCGCACCTTCGACGGCCTCGCCGATCAGTTCCTGCCCGGCACGTTCGACCCGCCCGCCTTCAGCCTGCGACTCAGCCACAAGGACGTCTCGCTCGCCGTCGGCCTCGGCCGCGAGCTCGGCGTGCCGATGCGGATGGCCAACCTCGCGCTCGAAGAGCTGACCGAGGCGCTCAACCGCGGCTGGGGCGAGCGCGACTCGCGCGTGGCCATGCTGCTGCAGGAGGAGCGCGCCGGCGTGAAGATCGCGATCCCGGCCGACCAGATCAAGGACGCCCTCGACAACGACGGCCGCTAG
- a CDS encoding N-acyl homoserine lactonase family protein: MANAPYRIYAVRYAHRACTTSEAFYGDYHRAPMTMDYFVWALTNGRETVVVDLGFTEAVGTRRGRQFLRCPGKGLSEIGVEAASVQHVILSHFHYDHVGNYALFPNATFYVQDSEMAFYTGRNAALPAFRHSVEVEDVCALVRLNYERRMQFVDGSREIVPGIAVHHVGGHTAGMQLVTVAHAKGQAVVTSDAAHYYRNFEENIPFNTLQDLPRMYSAFGKIRELASSSDLVLPGHDPLVLERLTRVGDGIVEM, encoded by the coding sequence ATGGCCAATGCGCCCTACCGCATCTACGCGGTCCGCTACGCCCATCGCGCCTGCACCACGTCGGAGGCGTTCTACGGCGACTACCACCGCGCCCCCATGACGATGGACTACTTCGTGTGGGCGCTCACCAACGGCCGCGAGACGGTCGTGGTGGACCTGGGCTTCACGGAGGCGGTGGGCACGCGGCGCGGCCGGCAGTTCCTCCGCTGCCCGGGCAAGGGCCTCTCCGAGATCGGAGTGGAGGCGGCCTCGGTCCAGCACGTGATCCTCAGCCACTTCCACTACGATCACGTGGGCAACTACGCGCTCTTCCCCAATGCGACGTTCTACGTGCAGGACTCCGAGATGGCGTTCTACACCGGCCGGAACGCGGCCCTGCCCGCCTTCCGCCATTCGGTCGAGGTGGAGGACGTGTGCGCGCTGGTGCGGCTGAACTACGAGCGGCGCATGCAGTTCGTGGACGGCTCGCGCGAGATCGTGCCCGGCATCGCGGTGCACCACGTGGGCGGCCACACCGCGGGCATGCAGCTCGTCACGGTGGCGCACGCGAAGGGGCAGGCGGTGGTGACGTCGGACGCCGCGCACTACTATCGCAACTTCGAGGAGAACATCCCGTTCAACACGCTGCAGGACCTGCCGCGGATGTACTCGGCCTTCGGCAAGATCCGCGAGCTGGCCTCGTCCTCCGACCTGGTGCTGCCCGGCCACGACCCGCTGGTGCTCGAGCGGCTCACCCGCGTGGGGGACGGGATCGTGGAGATGTAG
- a CDS encoding YihY/virulence factor BrkB family protein, whose amino-acid sequence MFTRAAVKWNADDCLTLGAALAYYSVFSLAPILVIVIAVAGALFGPEAAQGELVGQIRDLVGDEGASAIQGLIQSASRQGTGSRATLIGLVVLLFGSTSAFSQLQGALNRVWDVPTASHGGVMAMVRARLWSFAAVLGVGFLLSVSLVLSAAAVALSRYGSDWIPGISGVLLLTEIAGSLIVHTLLFAMIFKVLPDADIRWRDVWVGAAVTAALFYVGKLAIGVYLGRSEIGAAYGAAAWIILILAWVYYSAQIVLFGAEFTRAYATRGTRPPHPTLSPAGEGMPSPPTSPRSRPPRG is encoded by the coding sequence GTGTTCACTCGCGCGGCGGTGAAGTGGAACGCCGACGACTGCCTGACCCTCGGGGCCGCGCTCGCCTACTACTCCGTCTTCTCGCTGGCGCCGATCCTGGTGATCGTGATCGCGGTCGCCGGCGCGCTGTTCGGCCCCGAGGCGGCCCAGGGCGAGCTCGTCGGCCAGATCCGGGACCTGGTGGGCGACGAAGGCGCCAGTGCGATCCAGGGGCTGATCCAGAGCGCGAGCCGGCAGGGCACCGGCTCGCGGGCGACCCTGATCGGGCTCGTCGTGCTGCTCTTCGGCTCGACCAGCGCGTTCAGCCAGCTCCAGGGCGCGCTCAACCGCGTCTGGGATGTGCCAACCGCGTCGCATGGCGGGGTCATGGCCATGGTCCGAGCGCGCCTCTGGTCGTTTGCGGCGGTACTGGGCGTGGGCTTCCTGCTGAGCGTCTCCCTGGTGCTGAGCGCGGCGGCCGTTGCCCTCAGCCGGTACGGCTCGGACTGGATCCCGGGCATCAGCGGCGTGCTCCTGCTCACCGAGATCGCCGGCTCGCTGATCGTCCACACCCTGCTGTTTGCGATGATCTTCAAGGTGCTGCCGGACGCCGACATCCGGTGGCGCGACGTATGGGTGGGCGCCGCGGTGACCGCCGCGCTCTTCTACGTGGGCAAGCTCGCGATCGGGGTGTACCTGGGCCGCAGCGAGATCGGGGCGGCCTACGGCGCCGCGGCCTGGATCATCCTCATCCTGGCGTGGGTGTACTACTCCGCCCAGATCGTGCTGTTCGGGGCGGAGTTCACGCGGGCGTATGCGACGCGGGGCACCAGGCCCCCCCACCCTACCCTCTCCCCGGCGGGGGAAGGGATGCCGAGTCCGCCTACATCTCCACGATCCCGTCCCCCACGCGGGTGA
- a CDS encoding NAD-dependent succinate-semialdehyde dehydrogenase, whose amino-acid sequence MSIQSVNPATGAIIETLEPTSAPEIERILAGAHSAFLEWRTRPFAQRASLMRGAAKELRARKAEYALTMTREMGKPIVQAEGEVEKCAVTCDYYAEHAEVHLAEQPRETDASRSYVRFDPLGVVLAVMPWNFPFWQVFRFAAPALMAGNAGILKHASNVPRCALQIEEVFRRAGFPEGLFRTALADAATVKRIIADPRVAAVTLTGSEHAGMAVASQAGHELKKTVLELGGSDPFIVLADADVEAAAIAATEGRLINSGQSCIAAKRFIVVEPVADRFLERFKTELASRKMGDPTARETQVGPQARTDLRDQLHHQVEESVKRGARALLGGQVPAGKGAFYPPTLLSAVDRGMPAFDEETFGPVAAVIRAKDEADAIRLANDTAFGLGAALWTRDRARAERLAVQIEAGAVFVNGVVKSDPRLPFGGIKRSGYGRELSEYGIREFVNIKSVWIA is encoded by the coding sequence ATGAGCATCCAGTCCGTCAATCCGGCCACCGGGGCGATCATCGAGACCCTCGAGCCGACGTCCGCGCCGGAGATCGAGCGCATCCTGGCCGGCGCGCATTCCGCGTTCCTCGAATGGCGCACGCGCCCGTTCGCCCAGCGCGCGTCGTTGATGCGCGGGGCCGCCAAGGAGCTGCGCGCCCGCAAGGCCGAATACGCCCTGACCATGACCCGGGAGATGGGCAAGCCGATCGTGCAGGCCGAGGGCGAGGTGGAGAAGTGCGCGGTCACCTGCGACTACTACGCGGAGCACGCGGAGGTCCACCTGGCCGAGCAGCCGCGCGAGACCGACGCCTCCCGCAGCTACGTGCGCTTCGACCCGCTCGGGGTGGTCCTGGCCGTGATGCCGTGGAACTTCCCCTTCTGGCAGGTCTTCCGCTTCGCGGCGCCGGCCCTGATGGCCGGCAACGCGGGCATCCTCAAGCACGCCAGCAACGTTCCGCGCTGCGCCCTGCAGATCGAGGAGGTCTTCCGGCGCGCCGGCTTCCCGGAGGGGCTCTTCCGGACCGCCCTGGCCGACGCGGCCACGGTGAAGCGGATCATCGCCGATCCCCGCGTGGCCGCGGTCACCCTGACCGGCAGCGAGCACGCGGGCATGGCGGTGGCGTCGCAGGCGGGCCACGAGCTCAAGAAGACGGTGCTGGAGCTGGGCGGCAGCGATCCCTTCATCGTCCTGGCCGACGCCGACGTCGAGGCCGCCGCGATCGCGGCCACCGAGGGCCGCCTCATCAACAGCGGCCAGAGCTGCATCGCGGCCAAGCGCTTCATCGTGGTGGAGCCGGTGGCCGACCGCTTCCTCGAGCGCTTCAAGACCGAGCTGGCCTCGCGCAAGATGGGCGATCCCACCGCGCGCGAGACGCAGGTGGGGCCGCAGGCGCGGACGGACCTGCGCGACCAGCTGCACCACCAGGTCGAGGAATCGGTCAAGCGGGGCGCCCGCGCGCTGCTGGGCGGCCAGGTGCCGGCCGGCAAGGGCGCCTTCTATCCGCCGACCCTGCTGTCCGCAGTGGATCGGGGCATGCCGGCGTTCGACGAGGAGACGTTCGGGCCGGTGGCCGCGGTCATCCGCGCGAAGGACGAGGCCGACGCCATCCGCCTCGCCAACGACACCGCGTTCGGGCTGGGCGCCGCGCTCTGGACCCGGGACCGGGCGCGTGCGGAGCGGCTGGCCGTGCAGATCGAGGCCGGCGCGGTGTTCGTCAACGGGGTGGTGAAGTCGGATCCCCGCCTGCCCTTCGGCGGGATCAAGCGCTCCGGCTACGGCCGCGAGCTATCCGAGTACGGCATCCGCGAGTTCGTCAACATCAAGTCCGTCTGGATCGCCTAG
- a CDS encoding BON domain-containing protein, whose protein sequence is MRYGTMMAATVFGALLTTAPFAAQAEQSTTDKVMDKTKSTTEEAKTAVSDSWITSKTKIALYSDERVKGTQINVDTKDGVVHLRGKVDSSEAKAAAADVAKGIDGAKSVKNDLQVVAPSARKAVDATDKDIAKTVETRLKKDTNLKKVDVRADGGVVTLTGEVPNLTSSARASEMARGVGGVKSVKNELTVRQANK, encoded by the coding sequence ATGCGGTACGGAACCATGATGGCAGCCACGGTGTTCGGCGCCCTGTTGACCACCGCGCCCTTCGCGGCGCAGGCCGAGCAGAGCACCACCGACAAGGTGATGGACAAGACCAAGAGCACGACCGAGGAAGCCAAGACCGCGGTCAGCGACAGCTGGATCACGTCGAAGACGAAGATCGCGCTCTACAGCGACGAGCGCGTGAAGGGCACCCAGATCAACGTCGACACCAAGGACGGCGTGGTGCACCTGCGCGGCAAGGTCGACTCCAGCGAGGCCAAGGCCGCGGCGGCCGACGTGGCCAAAGGCATCGACGGCGCCAAGTCGGTGAAGAACGACCTGCAGGTGGTCGCCCCGAGCGCGCGGAAGGCAGTGGACGCGACCGACAAGGACATCGCCAAGACGGTGGAGACGCGGCTGAAGAAGGATACCAATCTCAAGAAGGTCGACGTTCGCGCCGACGGCGGCGTGGTCACCCTGACCGGCGAGGTGCCCAATCTCACCTCGTCGGCCCGGGCCTCCGAGATGGCGCGGGGCGTGGGCGGAGTGAAGTCCGTCAAGAACGAGTTGACGGTGCGCCAGGCCAACAAGTAG
- a CDS encoding DUF6496 domain-containing protein: MAKKKSRGRRKVKKVMGEYKRGSLRSSSGRKVRKRKQAVAIALSEARKSGARIPRKGRRKTRSR; encoded by the coding sequence ATGGCCAAGAAGAAGAGTCGTGGCCGTCGGAAGGTCAAGAAGGTGATGGGGGAGTACAAGCGGGGCTCGCTCCGCTCGTCGTCGGGCCGCAAGGTCCGGAAGCGGAAGCAGGCCGTCGCCATCGCGCTGAGCGAAGCCCGCAAGTCGGGTGCCCGCATCCCGCGCAAGGGGCGGCGGAAAACCCGATCGCGGTGA
- a CDS encoding DUF3309 family protein — translation MALILIVVLILILVGSLPTWPYSSGWGPYPSGVVGIVLLVLIILALTGRL, via the coding sequence GTGGCGCTAATCCTGATCGTCGTCCTGATACTCATCCTGGTCGGCAGCTTGCCGACCTGGCCCTACAGCTCGGGCTGGGGTCCCTATCCCAGTGGAGTGGTGGGCATCGTGCTGCTGGTTCTCATCATCCTCGCATTGACCGGGCGGCTGTAA
- a CDS encoding YtxH domain-containing protein, with protein MMSRFLLGAIVGGVAVYVWGDEIRRLVNTKGQTARLAAADTLQSVQSAAEQLLDSAKDHLTSTMEAGQEAIRPPRITR; from the coding sequence ATGATGAGTCGATTCCTGCTGGGCGCGATCGTGGGAGGCGTTGCCGTCTACGTATGGGGCGACGAGATCCGCCGCCTCGTCAACACCAAGGGCCAGACCGCCCGGCTCGCCGCGGCGGACACGCTCCAGAGCGTGCAGAGCGCGGCCGAGCAGCTGCTGGATTCGGCCAAGGACCACCTGACATCCACGATGGAGGCGGGGCAGGAGGCGATCCGGCCGCCGCGAATCACGCGATGA
- a CDS encoding M48 family metallopeptidase, protein MSRAGLAGVALLAAALVGGCAIETAPTTPGRTTETTRPAPSNPSAGSTRPAASSKTVDAAQIARLKKAMIPLLQAMDKPIPPSQVKVGIVDEPSINAANAGHGEFYVTTGLLSKASDDQLLAVMAHEVAHEDLGHVAKAQALGTGLNIGAVLLDQLFPGAGAVAPLAGALIQSKYSRSEEYAADRHGVELLQRLGRNKDVMINTLTWLMSTEGGGSGGGFFSTHPETGDRIEVLRKL, encoded by the coding sequence ATGAGTCGCGCGGGGCTCGCCGGCGTCGCGCTCCTGGCCGCAGCCCTCGTCGGGGGCTGCGCCATCGAGACGGCGCCGACGACGCCCGGACGGACCACCGAGACCACTCGGCCCGCTCCCAGCAATCCCTCCGCCGGATCGACGCGGCCCGCCGCCTCGTCGAAGACGGTCGACGCGGCACAGATCGCGCGCCTCAAGAAGGCGATGATTCCGCTGCTGCAGGCCATGGACAAGCCGATCCCGCCGAGCCAGGTCAAGGTGGGCATCGTGGACGAGCCGTCCATCAACGCGGCGAACGCCGGCCACGGCGAGTTCTATGTGACCACCGGCCTGCTGAGCAAGGCGAGCGATGATCAGCTCCTGGCGGTGATGGCCCACGAGGTCGCGCACGAGGATCTCGGCCACGTCGCGAAGGCCCAGGCCCTCGGCACCGGGCTGAACATCGGCGCGGTCCTGCTCGACCAGCTCTTCCCGGGCGCCGGCGCGGTGGCCCCGCTCGCGGGCGCGCTGATCCAGAGCAAGTACAGCCGCTCCGAGGAGTACGCGGCCGACCGACACGGCGTCGAGCTGCTGCAGCGCCTCGGGCGGAACAAGGACGTGATGATCAACACGCTCACCTGGCTGATGAGCACGGAGGGCGGCGGCAGCGGCGGCGGATTCTTCAGCACCCACCCCGAGACGGGAGACCGTATCGAAGTCCTGCGCAAGCTGTGA
- the cls gene encoding cardiolipin synthase — protein MLSTACLLLLLAGCAHVQPHLDLPDVPISDASFRATLVGFTGGAVVGGNRAQILLNGEEVFPAKLAAIRSARKTITYAQYVFEEGAPAADTARALAERCRAGVKVHVLVDAVGSLMMPSEYRDWMTEAGCQVASYRPISPWAIDRVNYRNHRRILVVDGRVGITGGSGTSGKWSGNGKQEGQWRDTDMRVEGPVVSQLQGAFAENWLEATGVALGGPEYFPWPLERKGGVDAQIVRSSPSGGSVAMYTMFLLAMASARHSIYITNPYFVPDDKMIETLVQARQRGVRVVLILPGAIDHNLVRQASRAELGRLLKAGIKIYEYKAALLHSKTMVIDSMWATVGSTNLDRRSFELNEELNLVVYDAEIARRLEQVFVADLEQSREVTYQQWADRGFFSRFMEILSIPVRDQL, from the coding sequence ATGCTCTCGACCGCCTGTCTGCTCCTGCTCCTGGCGGGCTGCGCCCACGTGCAGCCCCACCTGGACCTCCCGGACGTCCCGATCTCGGACGCCTCGTTCCGGGCCACGCTCGTCGGCTTCACTGGCGGCGCGGTGGTCGGCGGGAACCGGGCTCAGATCCTGCTGAACGGCGAGGAGGTGTTCCCGGCCAAGCTCGCGGCCATCCGCTCCGCCCGCAAGACCATCACCTATGCTCAGTACGTCTTCGAGGAAGGCGCGCCCGCCGCCGACACCGCGCGGGCGCTGGCCGAGCGCTGTCGCGCCGGGGTCAAGGTCCACGTGCTCGTCGACGCGGTCGGCTCGCTCATGATGCCCTCCGAGTACCGCGACTGGATGACCGAGGCGGGATGCCAGGTGGCATCGTACCGGCCGATTTCGCCCTGGGCGATCGACCGCGTCAACTACCGCAATCACCGCCGCATTCTCGTGGTCGACGGCCGGGTCGGGATCACCGGCGGCTCGGGCACCAGCGGCAAGTGGAGCGGCAACGGCAAGCAGGAAGGTCAGTGGCGGGACACCGACATGCGGGTGGAGGGGCCGGTGGTCAGCCAGCTGCAAGGCGCGTTCGCGGAGAACTGGCTGGAGGCGACCGGGGTGGCCCTCGGCGGGCCCGAGTACTTCCCGTGGCCCCTCGAGCGAAAGGGCGGGGTGGACGCGCAGATCGTCCGCAGCTCGCCGTCGGGCGGCAGCGTGGCGATGTACACGATGTTCCTCCTCGCCATGGCCTCGGCGCGCCACTCGATCTACATCACCAACCCGTACTTCGTGCCCGACGACAAGATGATCGAGACGCTCGTACAGGCGCGCCAGCGCGGGGTGCGCGTGGTGCTCATCCTGCCCGGGGCCATCGACCACAACCTGGTCCGTCAGGCCAGCCGAGCCGAGCTGGGGCGCCTGCTCAAGGCCGGCATCAAGATCTACGAGTACAAGGCGGCGCTGCTCCACTCCAAGACCATGGTGATCGATTCCATGTGGGCCACCGTGGGCAGCACCAATCTCGACCGCCGCTCCTTCGAGCTGAACGAGGAGCTGAACCTGGTGGTCTACGACGCCGAGATCGCCCGGCGACTCGAGCAGGTCTTCGTGGCCGACCTCGAGCAGTCCCGCGAGGTCACCTACCAGCAATGGGCCGATCGCGGCTTCTTCAGCCGCTTCATGGAGATCCTCTCCATCCCGGTGCGCGATCAGCTCTGA
- a CDS encoding MBL fold metallo-hydrolase: protein MLRRGAVLLALLLLAVAGDGFPVSTPAPSQAQIPSSRTEAGFGPAGHAGSAYKNVDPEYRRASYWARLHSFVIGSTWLVTERRVAALPSGTPDWNLLRQATKTPTVTWIGHSTVLVQLDGVTFLTDPNWGQRSGPFSGFIGVRRYTPPGIALDDLPPIDFVLISHDHYDHLDEPTVRRLAQKFDPLFIVPKGIKAWLADRDVTRAVELDWGESIVVKGLTVVCTPAQHGGGRTAIDQGRRLWSSWAVLGSKRFYFGGDTGYYRHFQQIGDALGPFDLAALPIGSYTPREIAKPVHISPEEAIQAAIDLRAAHFVGVHWGTFALAREPYTEPPQRLAAEIERRHLDPAVAWVLKPGETRRW from the coding sequence ATGCTCCGCCGCGGCGCCGTGCTCCTGGCTCTTCTGCTCCTGGCGGTGGCCGGCGACGGCTTTCCGGTCTCGACCCCGGCGCCGTCGCAGGCCCAGATCCCCTCCTCGCGGACCGAGGCGGGATTCGGCCCCGCCGGGCACGCCGGCAGCGCGTACAAGAACGTCGATCCCGAGTACCGCCGCGCCTCCTACTGGGCCCGCCTGCACTCGTTCGTGATCGGGAGCACCTGGCTCGTGACCGAGCGGCGCGTGGCCGCCTTGCCGTCGGGCACACCGGACTGGAACCTGCTCCGCCAGGCGACGAAGACGCCGACCGTCACCTGGATCGGTCACTCCACCGTGCTGGTGCAGCTGGACGGGGTGACGTTCCTCACCGACCCCAACTGGGGCCAGCGCAGCGGCCCCTTCAGCGGGTTCATCGGCGTGCGTCGCTACACCCCGCCCGGCATCGCGCTGGACGATCTGCCGCCGATCGACTTCGTGCTGATCTCCCACGACCACTACGATCACCTCGACGAGCCGACGGTGAGGCGGCTCGCCCAGAAGTTCGATCCTCTCTTCATCGTGCCCAAGGGCATCAAGGCGTGGCTCGCCGACCGCGACGTCACCCGGGCGGTGGAGCTGGACTGGGGGGAATCGATCGTGGTCAAGGGTCTGACCGTGGTGTGCACGCCCGCCCAGCACGGCGGCGGGCGGACCGCGATCGATCAGGGCCGCCGGCTCTGGTCTTCGTGGGCGGTGCTGGGATCGAAGCGCTTCTACTTCGGGGGCGACACCGGCTATTACCGCCACTTCCAGCAGATCGGCGACGCCCTCGGCCCGTTCGATCTCGCGGCGCTGCCCATCGGCTCCTATACCCCGCGCGAGATCGCCAAGCCCGTGCACATCTCGCCCGAGGAGGCGATCCAGGCCGCCATCGACCTGCGCGCCGCCCATTTCGTCGGGGTCCACTGGGGAACGTTCGCGCTGGCCCGCGAGCCCTACACCGAGCCGCCGCAGCGCCTCGCCGCCGAGATCGAGCGGCGCCATCTCGACCCGGCGGTCGCCTGGGTGCTCAAGCCCGGCGAAACGAGGCGCTGGTAG
- a CDS encoding PRC-barrel domain-containing protein gives MLRPLKEILNYKILATDGEIGGVSDLIVDDQEMKLRYLVIDTGSWLPGKKVVLSTAWISSVVPQKETVVMNIEKKRIQEAPEYRPDAAFDREYETQLHDYYRFPYYWL, from the coding sequence ATGCTGAGACCGCTGAAAGAGATCCTCAACTACAAGATCCTCGCGACCGACGGCGAGATCGGGGGTGTGAGCGACCTGATCGTGGACGACCAGGAGATGAAGCTGCGCTATCTCGTGATCGACACCGGTAGCTGGCTGCCCGGCAAGAAGGTCGTGCTCTCGACCGCCTGGATCAGCAGCGTCGTGCCGCAGAAAGAGACGGTGGTGATGAACATCGAGAAGAAGCGGATCCAGGAAGCGCCGGAGTACCGGCCGGACGCCGCCTTCGATCGCGAGTACGAGACGCAGCTGCACGACTACTACCGCTTCCCCTACTACTGGCTCTAG